A section of the Perognathus longimembris pacificus isolate PPM17 chromosome 7, ASM2315922v1, whole genome shotgun sequence genome encodes:
- the Pdzk1 gene encoding Na(+)/H(+) exchange regulatory cofactor NHE-RF3: protein MATTFNPRECKLSKQEGQSYGFFLRIEKDTAGHLVRVVEQGSPAEKAGLLDGDRVLRVNGIFVDKEEHMQVVDLVRKSGNSVNLLVLDGGSYEKAIKKQVDLRELSGSQKELELNDRKMAAAMNGGAQAWTQPRLCYLVKDGNSYGFSLKTVQGKAGICMTDITPHGVAMKAGVLADDHLIEVNGENVENASHEEVVEKVKKAGSHIAFLLVDQDTYKRHSDQKMPFHRDSASLELLPRKPRVVEMKRGSDGFGFYLRAGPEHKGQIIKDVDSGSPAEAAGLKKNDLLVAVNGQCVESLDHDSVVEMIRKGGEQTSLLVVDKDTDSMYRLARFSPFLYYKSQELPNGSATQAPASASAPLNTSSPIMMEEGDPKPKLCRLVKGDNGYGFHLNAIRGVPGSFIKEVQSGGPAATAGLEDGDIIVEVDGENVLHEPYEKVVDRIQSSGKDVTLLVCAKKAYDYFQARKIPIVSSMAEPLDTWPDVQAEALAEPGHSSQAVRARAQSTASHSSSQSEDTEL, encoded by the exons ATGGCAACCACTTTCAACCCCCGAGAATGTAAGCTGTCCAAACAAGAAGGACAAAGTTATGGCTTCTTCCTCCGCATTGAGAAGGACACTGCCGGTCACCTGGTCCGGGTGGTGGAGCAGGGGAGTCCAGCAGAGAAGGCTGGGCTCCTGGATGGGGACCGGGTCCTCAGGGTCAATGGCATCTTCGTGGATAAGGAAGAACACATGCAG GTTGTAGACCTTGTCCGAAAGAGTGGGAATTCAGTGAATTTACTAGTTCTGGATGGTGGTTCTTATGAAAAAGCCATCAAAAAGCAGGTGGACCTGAGAGAGCTGAGTGGCAGCCAGAAGGAGCTGGAATTGAACGACAGGAAAATGGCTGCTGCGATGAATGGAGGGGCACAAGCCTGGACCCAGCCGCGGCTCTGCTACCTGGTGAAGGATGGAAACAGCTATGGCTTCTCTCTGAAAACCGTGCAAG GTAAAGCGGGGATCTGCATGACGGACATCACCCCTCATGGGGTGGCGATGAAGGCGGGAGTCCTGGCTGATGACCACCTGATCGAAGTGAATGGAGAGAACGTagagaatgccagccatgaggaaGTGGTGGAGAAG GTGAAGAAGGCTGGAAGCCACATCGCCTTCTTGCTCGTGGACCAAGACACATACAAGCGCCATAGTGACCAGAAGATGCCGTTCCACAGGGACTCAGCCAGCTTGGAGCTGCTGCCCCGGAAGCCACGCGTGGTGGAGATGAAGAGAGGGAGCGATGGCTTCGGCTTCTACCTGAGGGCTGGCCCCGAACACAAAG GTCAAATCATCAAGGACGTAGATTCTGGAAGTCCAGCAGAGGCCGCCGGCTTGAAGAAAAATGACCTGCTGGTCGCTGTGAATGGCCAGTGCGTGGAAAGCCTGGATCACGACAGTGTGGTGGAGATGATTAGAAAGGGCGGCGAGCAGACCTCACTGCTGGTGGTGGACAAGGACACAGACAGCATGTACAGACTG GCCCgattttctccatttctctacTACAAAAGTCAAGAGCTGCCTAATGGCTCCGCCACCCAGGCCCCAGCTTCAGCCTCTGCTCCTCTGAATACATCAAGTCCTATTATGATGGAGGAAGGCGATCCTAAGCCGAAACTCTGCAGGCTGGTTAAAGGGGACAATGGCTATGGCTTTCACCTCAATGCAATCCGGGGTGTGCCTGGCTCCTTCATCAAAGAG GTACAGAGCGGGGGCCCTGCGGCCACGGCGGGGCTGGAGGATGGGGACATCATCGTGGAGGTGGACGGGGAGAATGTGCTGCATGAACCCTATGAGAAGGTGGTGGACAGGATCCAGAGCAGTGGGAAGGACGTCACTCTCTTAGTCTGTGCGAAGAAGGCCTATGATTACTTCCAAGCAAGGAAGATCCCTATCGTCTCTTCCATGGCTGAGCCCCTGGACACCTGGCCTGATGTCCAGGCAGAGGCACTGGCGGAGCCGGGGCATAGCTCGCAGGCGGTGAGAGCGCGA GCCCAGAGCACAGCCTCACATTCGTCTTCCCAGTCTGAAGATACAGAGCTGTAA